The Triticum aestivum cultivar Chinese Spring chromosome 7B, IWGSC CS RefSeq v2.1, whole genome shotgun sequence genome window below encodes:
- the LOC123158613 gene encoding probable inositol oxygenase: protein MTIIIEQPQFDAAAERKVAGDQGELVLDGGFTVPDSNAFGHTFRDYDAESERKKTVEEFYRVNHINQTYEFVQRMRDAYGRLDKTEMSIWECIELLNEFIDDSDPDLDMPQIEHLLQTAEAIRKDYPDEDWLHLTGLIHDLGKVLLHPSFGELPQWAVVGDTFPVGCAFDECNVHFKYLKENPDHHNPEFNTKFGAYSEGCGLDNVLMSWGHDDYMYLVAKENKTTLPSAGLFIIRYHSFYPLHKHGAYMHLMNEDDKENLKWLHVFNKYDLYSKSSVRIDVEEVKPYYMSLIDKYFPGKVRW, encoded by the exons ATGACCATCATCATCGAGCAGCCTCAGTTTG ATGCGGCGGCGGAGAGGAAGGTCGCCGGCGACCAGGGGGAGCTCGTGCTCGACGGCGGCTTCACCGTGCCGGACTCCAACGCCTTCGGCCACACCTTCAG GGACTACGACGCGGAGTCGGAGCGGAAGAAGACGGTGGAGGAGTTCTACCGCGTGAACCACATCAACCAGACGTACGAGTTTGTGCAGCGGATGCGGGATGCATATGGGCGGCTGGACAAGACGGAGATGAGCATCTGGGAGTGCATCGAGCTGCTCAACGAGTTCATAGACGACAGCGACCCTGACCTGGACATGCCACAGATTGAGCACCTCCTCCAGACCGCCGAGGCCATCCGCAAGGACTACCCCGATGAGGACTGGCTTCACCTCACTGGCCTCATCCATG ATCTGGGCAAGGTGCTGCTGCATCCCAGCTTCGGGGAGCTACCTCAGTGGGCAGTCGTAG GTGACACCTTCCCCGTCGGCTGCGCGTTCGACGAATGCAACGTCCACTTCAAG TACTTAAAGGAGAACCCTGACCACCACAACCCGGAGTTCAACACCAAGTTCGGGGCCTACTCCGAGGGGTGCGGGCTGGACAACGTGCTCATGTCATGGGGCCATGACGACTACATGTACCTG GTTGCCAAGGAGAACAAGACCACCCTTCCTTCTGCAGGGCTGTTCATCATCAGATACCACTCCTTCTACC CCCTGCACAAGCATGGAGCCTACATGCACCTGATGAACGAGGACGACAAGGAGAACCTCAAATGGCTGCACGTCTTCAA CAAGTATGACCTGTACAGCAAGAGCAGCGTCAGGATCGACGTCGAGGAAGTGAAGCCCTACTACATGTCGCTCATCGACAAG TACTTCCCGGGGAAGGTGCGATGGTGA